Proteins found in one Pseudomonas sp. P8_241 genomic segment:
- the benC gene encoding benzoate 1,2-dioxygenase electron transfer component BenC codes for MTHSIAFNFEDGVTRFIDANVGETVADAAYRQGINIPLDCRDGACGTCKCFAEAGRYDLGEEYIEDALSPEEAEQGFVLTCQMRAQSDCVVRVPTSSEVCRTRQASYDATISAVRQLSDSTIALSIKGDSLSKLAFLPGQYVNLGIPGSEQTRAYSFSSLQRDGEVSFLIRNVPGGLMSSFLTGMAKAGDSMSLAGPLGSFYLRDIRRPLLLLAGGTGLAPFTAMLEKIAEQGSEHPLHLIYGVTHDFDLVELDRLEAFASRIPNFSFSACVASPDSQHPLKGYVTQHIEPKHLNDGDVDVYLCGPPPMVEAVSQFIREQGIAPANFYYEKFAASAA; via the coding sequence ATGACCCATTCCATTGCGTTCAATTTCGAAGACGGCGTCACTCGGTTCATCGACGCCAATGTCGGCGAAACCGTGGCCGATGCCGCGTACCGCCAGGGCATCAATATTCCGCTGGACTGCCGCGATGGCGCTTGCGGTACCTGCAAGTGTTTTGCCGAAGCCGGTCGTTACGATCTGGGCGAGGAATACATCGAAGACGCCCTCAGCCCTGAAGAGGCCGAGCAAGGTTTTGTCCTGACCTGCCAGATGCGCGCCCAGAGCGATTGCGTGGTGCGCGTACCGACGTCCTCTGAAGTCTGCCGCACCCGTCAGGCCAGCTACGACGCGACCATCAGTGCCGTGCGCCAGTTGTCCGACAGCACCATCGCGCTGTCGATCAAGGGCGATTCCCTGAGCAAACTGGCGTTTCTGCCGGGGCAATACGTGAACCTGGGGATTCCCGGCAGCGAGCAGACTCGCGCCTATTCGTTCAGCTCGTTGCAGCGCGACGGTGAGGTCAGTTTCCTGATCCGCAACGTCCCTGGCGGCCTGATGAGCAGTTTCCTCACCGGCATGGCCAAGGCGGGTGACAGCATGAGCCTGGCCGGTCCTTTGGGCAGTTTTTATCTGCGCGACATCCGCCGTCCGCTGTTGCTGCTGGCCGGGGGCACGGGGTTGGCACCTTTCACTGCCATGCTGGAGAAAATCGCCGAGCAGGGCAGCGAACATCCGCTGCATCTGATCTATGGCGTGACCCACGATTTCGACCTGGTGGAGCTTGATCGCCTGGAAGCCTTCGCTTCACGTATCCCCAATTTCAGCTTCAGCGCCTGCGTCGCCAGCCCGGACAGTCAGCACCCGCTCAAGGGCTACGTGACCCAGCACATCGAGCCCAAGCATCTGAACGATGGCGACGTCGACGTGTACCTGTGCGGCCCGCCGCCGATGGTCGAGGCGGTGAGCCAGTTCATTCGTGAGCAAGGCATCGCACCTGCGAACTTCTACTACGAAAAATTCGCCGCCAGCGCGGCGTGA